Below is a window of Plutella xylostella chromosome 15, ilPluXylo3.1, whole genome shotgun sequence DNA.
ACCAGCATGTCCACCGCCAGGGCGTCGTGCTGCGGCGGCAGGTCCTGGATGATCCAGCTCACTCCATCCTCTTCCCATTGAGACCAGGTTATAGGACAAGTGGCGTCCCAGTCCCGTTTGAAGGGCATGATTTTCTGTGGGTAATGTTTGGCTGAAATCGTAAAAGAGTATCTGTtatttagttagttagttatgTTTTTCGTTTTTTGCCAACGGTTTCTTTCGTTTATACTGCATCGTTAACATTATAAgtgtaaaattacttataatgttACTATTTGTAAGTTTATTACTGTGATTTTATTGGGTccgttattattatgtgataCTGAAGTctaattatttttaagcaTATATTCCCATTTGTGATTGCAGAACGATGCAGTATAAACGAAAGAAACCGTTGGCGAAAAACGAAAAACATAAATCACattatcaaaattatataacTAGGTATCTTTCTAAATGCAGTTGTGTTGTGAGTTTGTGACTTACTTGTGTTGTGATTGTGACTATGATGCATTACAGACAATTTAtaacgtttatttttataggttacttacttattgttaGATAAACACTTTctcaaattgtttatttatgacaGGAGGGAGCCCTTAATTGCACTTTATTCTAAAGTCTCAGTTCTGAcactaaacaaaaacaaatctCAACACTACACATCATAGAACTAACAAATGTAATATTTCCAATGTCATCCACGATACTAGATACTAGTAGACTAGCGTCCGCTTActcaataataaacaaaatgattATTTGGTATTAGATGGTTCATTAGTGTTGGGCACTCCAAAGCGACgggtataatataatttgtttcTTATATTAGGCAAAAGGGCCAGCTGGAGCGAGAGGCAAATAAAATGGCCGCAATATATGAGGAACAACTTCAATTGATCAGCTATTACACTATTTACTATCTACTTCAGCAAACAAGTGAATGATTGGTTAACATTATCAGTGCCACCGTTTGGTTTGGACTAACACACATTCTATTATGACATAGTgtgataatattttgtcaacTGGAAGAATATTTACTGAAGTGTATTTGTTGCTATACTAGGTATGTTTAATACTTTCGTGAATaataagttgttattttttacgaaactTGCATCCATAAAAATGCTAGGTATTTATTGGATGGAGCCACTACGAGTAAAGTCACCTACTTTCTGAGTACAGTgtagaatttaataaatatactttcCAAAGGCAGGTTAATTTGCTCGGTTGGTTGCtctcaaataaaatataatataggtagtatGTGCTTAAAATgatattcataaaattttaatgattgTTACTACTGTTAGGTATAATCTACTTTCTGCTGAACTCAGTAAAGTAGTGTTTgcaactgcctctgtggtctagtggtagaagcttcgcttcatgacccagaggtcccgggttcgattcccggccgggaccatcaatttgtgtttctaaattgtggttctaagtttggttaggacacagaaggctgatcacctgatgtccgaaacagtgaaacgatccatgctgtcggatgggcatgtaaagcagtcggtcctgcgcctagctctctccagtcgtgtcggtcaatccgtcccattgggctatgagagtgatggaacagagagtgctcctgtgtactgcgcacacacttgggcactataatctactcctgcgtagatggctgatctcaaatgagattggccgccgttgtcgaaattcggctaggaggacattattagtGTTTGCTATCAACCTAGATCATACCTAGGATGTCTGGCATACCATAGTTGTCTCATCATACCAGCCACAAGAAGCTATGATCTTTTCAACGCAATAAGAAGTTACCGGGCATAACAAAATCCttcatattcataattttaatgcGAAACGAACGTGCAAAAGATAATCCTCAGTAATAAAATTTAGTTCAAATCAACTGTTATAATTATCTGACGACACTGCAAAGATAATTCTCGGGGCAGACCTTGCTTATATCAACCAGTTTTGATTCAACCATCGCACGTGCAGGATACACGAGTATTATAGTACTATTTAATTTACTGCACCACTCATTGATACTAAACAAAGCAGGTGAGTTACTAGGTATAATTCTTTATCTCTTTTTGACATCTAAAGGTTATCTGGATGAGATCGCTGTAAGTGATAAGGTAGCTGAGTgcttaaattaagttaaaattcGGTAGTggtgcatttttatttataataaaataaatttaatttatattatttttaagtcatattaaaaataaataataaataaatcataaagaTGAAAGTTTTATGAGCatgtataaaattgtataatttgtacatagttatttacttttttactgTGTATCATAGTAAGAAATACTTAATATACATGATAAAGCCGTTTTTTTATCCGTATTCAACATTTACCAATGGTAGCGAAAACAACCGGACATAAGTGTCAAAAAATATCACCATGCTAAAGTTATTTCTATGATAcctaataaaacaaatattgcaatataaaaaatcaaagACTTTTTACAAAACTTCTGACCAGTTTTGCCAATTTTATAACATTCGATAACGCTATCAGTGATCATTTTGCGTCTAATGTAGGTCACTTGTATTTGTCATTTTTCAGTTACCATGCCTTTCAAAAGAGTATGGGACGACTCCTGTCCAAAAATTTACGAACAGTGGGAAAAGAACGGAGCTAATTACACCATACAGGATCTACAACCAGAAGATGACGATATAGCAACAGAGATGTTTCTAGAACACTTCCTGCCAGACGAAGTGATGTGCAATACTAATGGTAAGCGTTTTATTTCAATGTCAACTATAGACGTCAAGGCCAGGCTTTGTTGATTAtgtgttatgtatttattaagtactatGTATTGTATGAGTAGTATGACACAATGTTTGTTGTTATTGAATGAATGGCATAGCAAATGTGTAATTTGTTGACATAAATATTGTGTCTTACCGCATTTAGAGCCAAAAATACAATTCATTGTTTTACTTAATTCTACTTAGCGCGTTACTAGCTAAACTATAGTGCcgcaaattaaaaaaaaacttctgtTTGAAAGCATTTTTACTATAAATGCTGTTTATCATGCTTATTCAAATTTTCAGAACCTGCCTCCTAATACTATAATATCTAGAGTCTAGAAGTTAAAAAGCGGCCGTCTCTAGCAGAACTGAAATAACTTCTGTGGTTGGCTCTTAACggcaatacattttatttcccAGGTATCCACAAAGATGCCCTCGGTCTAGAAGATGCTCGACTGTTTTGGAGAACCACGATGGCTGAGAGGATGAGCGTGGCTTGCTATAGAGAACTGAATGGGAAGAAAGAAATAGTCGGTGTCAATGCGTGTCCAGTCAAATGTATTGATGATGAAGAAAAGGATATAGTGAGTAAAGATtcctttttaaattattatagtcCTATCGAACTCAAAACGATTAAACATTCTTGAGCACATTTACGGAGGATACTTATTCATATAAAAGCAGAGATACACAATAAATGAAATCATCATCAtggtcatcatcattatcatgtCGAATTCAAATGGTCCCGTACCACACTCAATTACTCATCCAGTTTGGTCCAGTTACTTTGTATAGTCTTGGACCAACGGGTCAGTGGTCTACCTAGTGGTTGGAAAAATGAAATAgatatacttaagttaaatTGTACTAGAAATAAGTAAAAACTGtattagatataagtaaaaagttaaaaagatgctcgaggagtttctttcgccatttctttccacCTTAATGACgtggcctttgtgaaatggtggtagattatgacttttgacaagtaattctaatattctacgtcgaaaaataaacgattttatttcattttatctcACCGACTGATCGCTGCGCTTCACTTGGACACCACTCCACTACTTTTGTCCATCTTCTTGCCCTGACCATCTCCACTTCAACTTCGTCTCCAAcctttattgaaataaaccTGTATTTTTCTAAATTCCCAGTTCAAAAGCGACTGCTTCAAGCAAGTCATCAATGGCATGGTATACGGGGACAAGAAGGCGAGTCCGTTCCGCACCCTCGGAGTGGACAAATACCTGAGCGGCGCGGGGCTCATGGTGCGGCGGGACGCGCGGGGGGAGGGGATAGGGGCTAGGCTGCTCGCTGCACGGTGAGGGACACGACTTTTATTATCTACTTACATCTTCTCTAAGCTTCTCTTCGCTAGCTTAAAAAGAGCCATATCACATGGAACATGATCCTTCCTCATATTTATATACTACTGAATAGCTAGGTTTAGGTTTACAACCCATCACGACCCCACTGCTGGATCACGGGTCTCCTTCAAATGAAGAAAGCAGcctaggcctagtccaccacgcgggcCTACTGGGGGTTTGTGGATAGGTATTTTACCTTTTTCAAAGCTATTAGTAgtactactctgtgtaaaaagtatcgggactggatcaataaaacaaaaaatgtttgttattcatccaaatttattttatcaccttcaaagtatgctccttcagaaacgatgcacatacgccaacgaattatccaatcatcacaacatttttttaaacgctgtttccagagttgtgtttagtactcgcggcgatttttccttTTTGTCTTCCATCGATTGTTAGTCAAAGTCATGTTAactgttttctttgactatcgtggtgttgtgcactcggtaaagaatattattttcgatactttttacacagaatgtataTATAGAATGGATGATGACGAAGCAGCCCTTGAAATACCTAAcaatttatttcttattattattttcttattcCTAATTATTCAACCACACTATTTCAGAGAGCCCCTGTGCCGAAGCGTCGGCATCACGGCCACAGTGACCATATTCACGGGCCCGGCATCGCAGAAGTCGGCGGCTAAGGCCGGCTTCACAGACCTGGCGGCGCTCACCTTCGCAGAGCTAGCTGATGCCGGCATGAAGTACCCGAGAGATGAGACAGTTGTGATCAAAATGATGGCTAAGACTTACGAttaactagaaaaaatatataatatactacaGTTTTGTAGAATAAAATTagcaatttaaatttaattgaatcTTTTATTGTTATACAAGACAATTGCAACGATGAAGCttattaatatgttttttcGCATAAATGTTtccgcctctagcggaaagtATCATGAAACATTTAACGCatgatgtaggtatgtaaatgACAAGAgaaaacctaaacttttttcgttttcgtaaattgcCAAACCCGTAGAGGCTTTGAGTTAGAGAGGCTTACTACAAATATCGTTTTGCAAAATACCTATTCTACAAACTGCAATACACACAAATAGGAATGcacttacaaaaatatgttttccAGCTTTCATCGGCCATTTCACTGGCCTTTTCAATATTGACGTTATCGCGGTACCGTCCAGTGCAACGGTTATTCGATATTCAAACAGTTCTCCCAGTAATACAATAAGCAGGCGACGACGCGCGCTTTGCTTAGTGTGTTGTATGCGGACCACGTAGTTAGTCTGTGCAGTACAGGCGAGGTCAAAAGTGTTCTGGAACTAAAATACTTTGATTATGAGTAGactaattttataattcttCTTCATCGGAAGGAGGCAGTCAGCGAATGATAGCATATCTGACTGGGCTATCCTTCACCCTTGACCAGCTGTCTAGTTTATCACGGACAATATGAGTAGCATACTccgcatatttatttatttatttactagtctcctaataaaattacagtacctactctttttttttcattttacttATGTCAGACAGATGTTCTGCAGTCGGGTTTCTAACCATTGAAGGTTTTGAGATAGTCTGAATAGGAAACATACACAGTAGCGGTGGCCAATCTGTGTGAGATCAGCTAACTTGGAGTTGGTTTCAGTGTGCCAGTGTGAGCACAGTACACACGAGCCTTCGCCTGTATTCCATCTCTCTCCGGGATGAAACTATGTACCGATGTATTACGAACTCATCGGCGGGACGCTTTGGTTACGGATATACCCTCTATGTTTACACAatcgaatggtgtagtggttagtgaccctgactgctgaaCCGAAGGTCCCGGATTCGATTCCTACAGATGTATTTGTTTGTAAGACTGATATTTGTACTGTCGTCTTGGgtgtaaatattatgtacataataagcTAAGCTTTagctatctatgtatctgtgcGTAGATATAATTATCAGCATATTATAGGCTCTGCctgctctgcctagcttggggccggcggatgaccgtgtgtgagatgtcccaatattattatattggtcAAAGGTATACGTTTCGTAAGTTTAATTTCTATCCTTATCCAATCTCGACCCGCCTGTACCAGTTACAAAGCCGCAAAGTCTTCGCAATACTTGTCCACTGCTTTCCTTTATATTAAACGAAAAACCAGTTTTACTACAACGTACAGTAGGAGAACTTCTTAGCGTAAAACTTAAGCCTAAAGCAGGTCTAATTCATGTGGCATAAGgtctaattttttattattattattatttattagtacaACAGAAGAAATCTTAAATATATTACACATTTTGACACGAAACCTAAAAGGTTTATTTGTGTCCGTCTGGCGTTTAacataatgtaggtaggttataacaaattataattagaAAGAGACGGGAACCAACCCATGCGCTTTGAAGCGTCCTTAGTGAGAGCGAGAAAGATGTATGTCGCTTCACTACTGTTGAACGCCCCGCGCGCATGTAGTTGCTACCAGccttacaaaaaaatattgttgggTTATTCTACTGCTACGTTTAATGTAAAgaagttttttaattttttctttaaattttttgtttcatattGTGTTCGTATGTCGTATGGCAGTTCATTTAATTTCTTTGGAATGAGGTAAGAAGCTGTTCTTTTCCCATTGCTATTATTAAAGTTAGGTATGTGGTATTTATCTTGGGTTGTTTTCCGTGTAGTTATTTTATGAGATATTTTCTTAAGAGATAATTTATCTTGGATGTTATTGTATTcctttaaaatgtaataatcAAACTGGGTAGACAGGGGCATggttttacaataattaaaaagtttaaggGGGTTATTTCTACATTCTTGCTTAATGGATAGCGGAACTATTGTTTTAAGTATTCTATGTTGTAGTTTTTGTATTCCATTTATTAGATAGGGAGATGCTCTTCCGTATGTACTCAGTCCGTAGGTTACGATTGATTCAACCATGGTCTTGTATAGTGTGAGTAAAATGTAAGTGGGTAATCTATGTTtaagaattttaaattttagaagtAGAACTCTTAACTTAGTACATATGGAGTCTATGTGCTGGGACCAAGTAAACCTATTATCAACTATAAGGCCGacatatttaatatgtgtGACCAGCTCTAGTGACGGGCAGCAACAATCATTACAGGGTGAATGCATGCAGTCGTGAGTGTGTGCAGTTATAAACGGATTGTGTGTACTTTTGATGTGGCTTGATCGAACATGGAGTAGTTTGGTCTTGTCAGTGTTGAGTACAAGCCCGGCATCATGTGACAATTCTTGCCTGGAAAGTGTGATATAGGGTGGGTTCCATTGTACGGGCAACCGATTTCTGAACTGTtagatattttcataaatgcaTGCGATAGTGAGTTGAAAGGGTCTCGCGGACATTTGCTGCTTATTTGATTTTGTGGTAACGTTTTGCTGTAGCATTATTAAGGTacatacacaaaaatatacacccccgaatggacaacatttcaaaaaactaaagctgctataaatcgaaaaccatttcgagatttagctctaaaggccacaaaatctcaaaaatgatacatccaaaaatacaaaatgtttttgtattttttggatgtatcatttttgagaaaattctaaaatagtaaaaagtgctgatgacgtcatgcatcaggtgcgatgcattttgatgatcaaagcctatagatttaaaaacaaagtaactgtcactttcatttttgattgacgttgacgttttatcgtgacgttgttgtttatttgggtcattttcattaattctgttctgacactttctgactatttttttatttattatttagagatgacctctatataatattatgtcccagagcatgccaccgcctacacagctgaaaaaatgcttctgattatttttttacatgataagtacctactttccatcattagaaatatcaaggtcatttgaaaatgacccatttgttggttggcatgtaaacaaagtttaaatgtcacttgtcagtgtcatttatgttttttttcgagacccaggcaatagacaaaaataaaaattgagcctaatatgtgacgtcacttccggttttaaaataattaactttaaagttaaaaataacatgcaaaaatttatgtatatacaaaataaaaaaatacgggtccactaattttctataaactttccgaataactaataaaaatacagggtaaagaaaatgaaatgttgtccattcgTACAgctttttgtttacaaatgaCCATGTGGTAATTatactaatttaaatttgattcatattttttgctagtacgtacataataatcataatcataatctttatttcaaaaaacatTCTTACATTCTTGTTTTACAATTATATAGTAGAACAAGGGCCAAGTCTCTACTCCCTAAATAGGTGGAAAACCTGTAGCTTAGGATGAGTAGATGCTCTTCCCTAAAATATTGTACTATTATAAATAcgcttataattatgtacattattatataacATTATTTGTGTAAGAATACTAGAGTATATATAATGCaaatttagaatttaaaactataataaataaatttagaatttaataCTAGAATTCATTATGGACTaaggttatttttatacattctaaaaataatacctGTGATATAATAAgaagaattttttttaaaattaactatCAAAGTTctcattttgtttatttaacaaTAGTTAAGAGGGTTTCAGTCTCCTCATAATTTAGCGACAGTAGCCAATTTCTCAATAGTTTTTTACATTCTAGATGAGTTTTTGAgtaaattgataaaattttatttgatttattgTATAGATAAGGTcctaaaaagataaaaaagttttgcatAAATTTAGTACGGGTTAAAACGGTCGTGCATACTTTGTCATTTCTacgtttattttcaataaaatctttattataaaatagtgTTTTATGCTGTGACAGAATTACGGTAAGAATGAATATTTGTCTGACTGTTAACACCTcgcaataattatataatttcgACGTAGGAtaataaaatggtttaaatGTGCATACTTTTAATACGGCCCTTTGTGCTCGTTCTAAGGTTAAAAATGCCGTTTTGTTTGCACCTCCCCAACTAGAAATACAATACCTAAGCAGAGATTCACAAAGAGCTagataaatttgttttaaaagggTTGAATCAGCAACGTGtcttaaaattttgaaaacaaaaattaaccTCCGTACTTTACAGCTTAAGTTTTGTATGTGTTTGTGAAAATTGAGGTTCCTGTCAAGGATAACACCTAGATATTTAATTTCAGTAACATTTTCTAAAGGTGTACAAGTACAGTTCGTCGGTGTTGTATTTGGGCATTCAtggtaaattaatttattattattctcatGGGGTAAAGAAGAATTACGTATTGCAAAAGTGATATACTTCGTTTTTGCCGAGTTTAGAGTTAGGATATTGTCTGTTAGCCACTCATTTACCACATCGAAACCAGACTGCGCCAGTGCATACACTCTATCCCAATCCCTACTCCTGAAAATAAGAGCAGTGTCATCGGCGTAGGCAAAAATTTTGGCTTGGGGTAATTTGAGGCCGCACAAGTCATTCATATagattataaaaagtataggACCAAGAATGCTGCCTTGAGGCACCCCATAATCAATATATGCAGTTTTACTCGTGTAGTTACCTATTTTGACACACTGCCTCCTACCCTCAAGATAACTTTTGAAAATCTCAAGTGATTTATCTCTTAAACCAATTCTTTCAAGTTTATCCAGCAAGAGTTTGACAGAGACCGTGTCAAATGCTTTGGCTAAGTCAAGGAAAATTCCTATGCATTTTTCACCACTATCTAATCACATAgatatttaattcttttctaTGGTAACaatatgcaataaaaatacacaataacATTGTTGACCTTTTGTGCCTAGTATGAATGAATGTAGTGCACTGCAAAAGACCAAAAAGAAGGaaatacaattaatattttattaaatattaagagGATAAACGttttaagctattttattCAGAAGTTCACATCACTAACCgatattgaaaatttaaaacactGTAATTGAATACTTCGCCGAACGATACATTGCGTCGATCATAATGAGGTTTATTCCCAAATGGATTTTGACCTCAATTTCATGAAATATCGAGTATTTTTCAGAAATAAAGGAGTCAATTGACCGCCTTAGGTTACATAAAACCACCTTGTCACAACATCACTAA
It encodes the following:
- the LOC105392206 gene encoding uncharacterized protein LOC105392206 — its product is MPFKRVWDDSCPKIYEQWEKNGANYTIQDLQPEDDDIATEMFLEHFLPDEVMCNTNGIHKDALGLEDARLFWRTTMAERMSVACYRELNGKKEIVGVNACPVKCIDDEEKDIFKSDCFKQVINGMVYGDKKASPFRTLGVDKYLSGAGLMVRRDARGEGIGARLLAAREPLCRSVGITATVTIFTGPASQKSAAKAGFTDLAALTFAELADAGMKYPRDETVVIKMMAKTYD